In Henningerozyma blattae CBS 6284 chromosome 6, complete genome, the following are encoded in one genomic region:
- the NBA1 gene encoding Nba1p (similar to Saccharomyces cerevisiae YOL070C; ancestral locus Anc_3.148) has protein sequence MQNLSPIPKLAHSRAISSIASGNFASESGSSLRSSPSHTYDSSTFEFSPIKENEPYVTESNASYVISNELSIMENMNRTPPAIPEKKHGMKHPVPNRLLIVEQSLTELQNELVSFINLNSSKFTVLNSSTATITPPAKSVSPTPALAINKQDKVHSKGKTINPEKALPKPHSTKTLTQNTKMQSKYGDLEISNKHLVYLEKLIDTLTKLMIDMMLDPVRVKETLKRLNDATRILEGF, from the coding sequence ATGCAGAATTTAAGTCCAATCCCCAAACTAGCCCACTCAAGAGCCATATCATCAATTGCCTCAGGTAATTTTGCCAGTGAAAGTGGATCATCACTAAGAAGTTCGCCATCTCATACTTATGATTCATCaacttttgaattttcaccaataaaagaaaatgaaccTTATGTTACTGAATCGAATGCATCATATGTCATTTCCAATGAATTGAGCATAATGGAAAATATGAATCGAACTCCACCAGCTATTCCAGAAAAGAAGCACGGAATGAAGCATCCAGTTCCAAATCgtttattaattgttgaACAATCATTGACAGAACTACAGAATGAATTAGttagttttattaatcttaattcatcaaaattcacagtattaaattcttcaactGCAACTATAACGCCTCCAGCTAAATCAGTTTCTCCAACTCCTGCATTAGCTATTAATAAGCAAGATAAAGTACACTCTAAAGGGAAAACAATAAACCCAGAAAAAGCATTACCCAAGCCACATTCTACTAAAACACTTACTCAGAATACTAAGATGCAGTCTAAATATGGAGATTTGGAAATCTCAAATAAACATCTGGTATATTTGGAAAAGTTAATAGATACTCTtacaaaattaatgataGATATGATGCTTGATCCAGTTAGAGTAAAAGAAACTTTAAAGAGGTTGAACGATGCAACGAGAATACTAGAAGGTttttaa
- the TBLA0F00920 gene encoding uncharacterized protein (similar to Saccharomyces cerevisiae SIR2 (YDL042C) and HST1 (YOL068C); ancestral locus Anc_3.151) yields MSPVLRIGRNAHTGKYILPPSSHESTEQARTFLKTHGLKSFLDAYLPEQLTSIHIYCLIRLLGFEIKNRRLLWDLSRHLETPRGQRANNSNSGPLSSTESASHNLSKYRVNSSSKDPLSSDQLARLIRDLQKAINRVLSMRLPLSSFSHPSSIIPILLSAKNIIVLTGAGVSTSLGIPDFRSSEGFYSRIRHLGLDDPQDVFSLDIFRKDPSVFYSIAHLVLPPQRMFSPLHAFIKLLQDRGSLLRNYTQNIDNFESHAGVDKDKLVQCHGSFATATCFTCGWKIAGERIYSNIRKMELPLCPHCIDKRNPSKPKSFGVLKPDITFFGESLPSRFHSLLRKDLEKCDLLLCIGTSLKVAPVSDIPKLLNDNVPRFLINRDPVSHGQFDINLLGLCDDTAVYLSKLCNWKIPCKNWQELASYDYECIKEPQKRCFSIIRSDNEYFPENNKIATNAKTASQLESESKIEENTTVNTTATSGSKIN; encoded by the coding sequence atgaGTCCTGTCTTACGAATCGGAAGAAACGCACATACCggcaaatatattttaccaCCATCTTCCCATGAATCAACTGAACAGGCTCGTACTTTTTTAAAGACACATGGTTTGAAATCCTTCCTAGATGCTTATTTGCCTGAGCAATTGACTTCAATACACATCTATTGTTTGATCCGACTCCTTggatttgaaataaaaaatagaagGCTATTATGGGATCTTTCACGCCATTTGGAGACACCGCGTGGCCAAAGAGCCAATAATTCAAACTCTGGTCCTTTAAGCAGCACAGAATCAGCATCACATAATCTATCTAAATATAGAGTCAACTCGTCCTCAAAAGATCCATTGTCAAGTGATCAGTTGGCAAGATTGATACGAGATCTCCAAAAAGCTATAAATCGAGTTCTATCTATGCGATTACCactttcttcattttcacaTCCATCTTCCATAATTCCTATCCTTTTATCGGccaaaaatatcattgtATTAACAGGAGCAGGTGTTTCTACATCATTAGGTATCCCTGATTTCCGTTCCTCTGAAGGTTTTTATTCAAGAATTCGTCATCTTGGTCTTGATGATCCTCAGGAtgtattttcattagatatCTTCCGAAAAGATCCAAGTGTATTTTACTCAATCGCCCATTTAGTCCTACCTCCACAAAGAATGTTCTCTCCCCTACATGCATTCATCAAACTTTTACAAGATCGTGGTTCattattaagaaattatacCCAAAATATCGATAATTTCGAAAGTCATGCAGGTGttgataaagataaattagtGCAATGCCATGGTTCATTTGCTACAGCTACATGTTTTACATGTGGATGGAAAATTGCTGGTGAACGAATTTATTCCAATATTCGTAAGATGGAATTACCATTATGTCCTCATTGTATAGATAAAAGGAATCCATCAAAACCCAAATCATTTGGTGTTCTTAAACCAgatattactttttttgGTGAGTCATTGCCATCAAGATTTCACTCACTGTTACGTAAGGATTTGGAAAAATgtgatttattattgtgTATCGGTACGTCATTAAAAGTTGCACCTGTTAGTGATattccaaaattattaaatgataatgtTCCCAGGTTTTTGATTAATAGAGATCCTGTTTCACATGGTCAAtttgatataaatttattaggCCTTTGTGACGATACAGCAGTGTacttatcaaaattatgCAATTGGAAAATACCTTGTAAAAATTGGCAAGAATTGGCAAGCTATGATTATGAATGTATAAAGGAGCCTCAAAAGAGATGCTTTTCAATTATTCGTTCAGATAATGAGTATTTCCCtgagaataataaaatagcAACTAATGCTAAAACTGCTTCCCAATTAGAATCTGAATccaaaattgaagaaaatacaACTGTAAATACAACTGCAACATCTGGAagcaaaatcaattaa
- the THP1 gene encoding Thp1p (similar to Saccharomyces cerevisiae THP1 (YOL072W); ancestral locus Anc_3.141), which yields MIGQFGLVQLFQEINNGYIENISINLQDKGYNIAALQNELQRNGNPMQNDEIEELVEKQIGGVFMNPRRWTRFNIMIVSYLQYCRDVNPWSLYESSDLIFKVYADLGNCLNDDSYPLEPLVFLFKDMTEYIVPIARRLDEHHILLDTRRFQYLSHTSSILSKLFNSIKPTRNVSEYNNNNNNNNNNHFLPNKITHINQLPKKQQFLLNLINKLNNIYFRIETPQLCSNIFKNFKPKTMIPNFQTYPIHEQIEFRYLLGRYYLLNNRITNAFHQLNEAYYLFSLINITTIQEKNNLERLLKYLIPTGMMMDKIPKFQQTLQNINPKLSFMYQQLRQYIRSGSIKGVMDWLKANEEQLRRKKLLIVMLEKLPMITYRYLIRMLIKDYCIPVGSNKLHFDLIEVALRKSIEDASNDISDSNISIYNGIHRSKNVENILVTLINLGFLKGNCYPNLNVCVFRKATDVDSIMPSIYERHIQIFELNPDDSWLDRV from the coding sequence ATGATTGGGCAATTCGGTTTAGTTCAACTATTCCAAGAAATCAATAATGGGTATATAGAGaatatatcaataaatttacaaGATAAAGGTTATAATATTGCTGCTCTTCAGAATGAATTGCAAAGAAATGGGAATCCCATGCAGAATGATGAAATAGAAGAGTTGGTGGAAAAACAAATTGGCGGAGTTTTCATGAATCCTCGTCGCTGGACtagatttaatattatgatTGTATCATATTTGCAATATTGTCGAGACGTAAATCCATGGTCATTATATGAGAGTAGCGATTTAATCTTTAAAGTGTACGCAGATTTGGGAAATTGTCTAAATGATGATAGTTATCCTCTAGAGCCCTTAGTTTTCCTGTTTAAAGATATGACAGAATATATTGTTCCTATTGCCAGAAGATTAGACGAACATCATATTTTGCTTGATACTAGGCGTTTTCAATATCTATCACATACATCATCTATCTTGTCCAAACTATTCAATAGTATTAAACCTACAAGGAATGTGTCAgagtataataataataataataataataataataatcattttCTGCCGAATAAGATAACACATATAAACCAATTACctaaaaaacaacaatttcttttaaatttaatcaataaattaaataacaTCTATTTTCGTATCGAAACTCCTCAGTTATGTTCCaacattttcaaaaattttaaaccTAAAACAATGATACCAAATTTCCAAACGTATCCAATACATGAACAAATTGAATTTCGTTATTTGTTAGGTAGATATTACCTGCTGAACAATCGTATAACTAATGCATTCcatcaattaaatgaagcctattatttgttttctcttatcaatattaccactattcaagaaaagaataatttagaacgattattaaaatatttaatccCTACAGGTATGATGATGGATAAAATACCAAAATTCCAACAAACATTACAAAATATCAATCCCAAATTAAGTTTTATGTACCAACAATTACGTCAGTATATTCGTAGTGGAAGTATTAAAGGTGTTATGGATTGGTTGAAGGCCAATGAAGAACAACTAAGAcgtaaaaaattattaattgtcATGCTTGAAAAATTACCCATGATTACATATCGATATCTAATTAGAATGCTTATAAAAGATTATTGTATTCCCGTTGGAAGTAACAAACTTCATTTTGATCTAATTGAAGTAGCATTACGGAAATCAATCGAAGATGCTAGTAATGATATTTCTGATAGCAATATTAGTATATATAATGGTATTCATAGATCAAAAAATGTGGAAAATATTCTAGTAACATTAATCAATCTGGGATTCCTAAAAGGTAACTGTTATCCCAATTTGAATGTCTGTGTATTTAGGAAGGCTACTGATGTTGATTCTATAATGCCAAGTATTTATGAAAGACATATACAGATATTTGAACTGAACCCTGATGATTCTTGGCTAGATCGAGTGTAA
- the RTG1 gene encoding Rtg1p (similar to Saccharomyces cerevisiae RTG1 (YOL067C); ancestral locus Anc_3.152): protein MASVPNSISSATSTSTNRVDRQRRDNINSKIQELLTLIPSDFFQEYYKNNSISNASGTSNNNINPTESNCSLQDDNLNIKLKGTGTKDGKPNKGQILTQAVEYITYLQNEVDKKNRAEIDLMLKIQELSKKTGIIINDINLENTSAEIMLAKIGVGPLSESDANSGSNNKNTTYLAGGETKAEYGGYGTYSNP, encoded by the coding sequence ATGGCATCTGTTCCAAATTCAATCTCCTCTGCTACATCAACCTCAACAAACAGAGTGGATAGACAACGAAGAGATAATATAAACTCTAAGATACAAGAGTTACTGACGTTGATTCCTTCTGATTTTTTCCAAGAATACTACAAGAATAATAGCATTTCTAATGCGAGCGGCACAagtaacaataatataaacCCTACAGAATCTAATTGTAGCTTACAAGATGATAAcctaaatataaaattaaaaggtACAGGTACAAAGGATGGGAAGCCTAATAAAGGACAGATACTGACACAGGCAGTAGAATACATAACTTATCTACAAAATGAAGTTGACAAGAAAAACAGAGCCGAAATAGATCTAATGTTAAAAATCCAAGAATTGAGTAAAAAGACaggaataataattaatgatattaatctTGAGAATACAAGTGCAGAAATAATGTTAGCTAAGATTGGTGTTGGTCCTTTAAGCGAAAGTGATGCCAATTCTGGtagcaataataaaaatactacGTATTTGGCCGGAGGTGAAACTAAGGCAGAGTATGGAGGGTATGGCACATATAGTAATCCATAG
- the PRP11 gene encoding spliceosome assembly protein PRP11 (similar to Saccharomyces cerevisiae PRP11 (YDL043C); ancestral locus Anc_3.150), giving the protein MDYQNRAGSKKGSGGIASQALQNRAQRKRVDDLLTEGLNIPYSFETRENISEGNDKDQTSQAQANPYIYKNNNGKLVCKLCNTMHVSWTSVQRHLGGKKHGINLMNRDLNNNDHSDLENIKNPKQEQIDILRKNIKTIKGIVPIVKLINVKDAQDRFGFAIQVDYSQKVDTEEAGVINTNQNFPPMVRIISNLEMKNTSKKQDKKYLVISYQPFENISIEIPSDKDIFLPYKHQPEGNYKIDAAIDSLNESCTFWNVNSKVLLYATFFSINPGHLWSNS; this is encoded by the coding sequence ATGGATTATCAAAATAGAGCCGGTTCCAAGAAGGGATCAGGTGGTATAGCTTCACAAGCACTTCAAAATAGAGCACAAAGGAAAAGAGTTGATGATTTACTCACTGAAGgtttaaatattccatATTCATTTGAAACTAGAGAGAATATTAGTGAAGGAAATGATAAAGATCAAACAAGTCAGGCACAGGCTAATCcctatatttataaaaacaataacgGTAAATTGGTTTGCAAGTTATGCAATACAATGCATGTCTCCTGGACGAGTGTACAAAGACATCTGGGAGGTAAAAAGCACGGCATTAATTTAATGAACAGAGATTTAAATAACAATGATCATTCAGAtctagaaaatattaaaaatccTAAGCAAGAACAAATCGACATACTTCGGAAGAATATCAAAACTATAAAAGGCATAGTCCCCATTGTTAAACTAATAAACGTAAAAGATGCACAAGATAGATTTGGCTTTGCCATTCAAGTGGATTACTCTCAAAAAGTTGATACTGAAGAAGCAGGAGTAATAAATACAAATCAAAACTTCCCACCAATGGTACGAATAATCTCCAACttagaaatgaaaaatacaaGCAAGAAGcaagataaaaaatatctagTCATTTCATATCAACCGTTTGAAAACATCTCTATCGAAATTCCCTCTGATAAGGATATTTTCTTACCTTATAAACACCAGCCTGAAGGAAATTATAAGATAGATGCTGCTATTGATTCATTGAATGAGTCTTGCACTTTCTGGAATGTGAATTCAAAGGTTCTTTTATACgcaacttttttttcaataaaccCTGGCCATTTGTGGTCCAATTCTTAG
- the SIT4 gene encoding type 2A-related serine/threonine-protein phosphatase SIT4 (similar to Saccharomyces cerevisiae SIT4 (YDL047W); ancestral locus Anc_3.142), whose protein sequence is MGNTGPDEWLETIKKCQALTETEMKQLCEMVKELLMEESNIQPVRTPVTVCGDIHGQFHDLLELFRTAGGFPDDVNYIFLGDYVDRGYYSLETFTLLMCLKVKYPSKITLIRGNHESRQITQVYGFYEECLNKYGSTTVWKYCCQVFDFLTLAAIIDGKILCVHGGLSPEIRMLDQIRVLSRAQEVPHEGGFSDLLWSDPDNVDAWQVSPRGAGWLFGSKVAREFNHVNGLNLVARAHQLVMEGFKYHFIEKDVVTVWSAPNYCYRCGNVASVMKMDEDLEPVFKIFSAVPDDYIQENNLAGGNNPRAGYFL, encoded by the coding sequence ATGGGTAATACAGGTCCTGATGAATGGTTAGAGACTATTAAGAAATGTCAAGCACTAACTGAGACAGAAATGAAGCAATTATGTGAGATGGTGaaagaattattgatgGAAGAAAGTAATATTCAACCTGTACGTACTCCAGTGACAGTATGTGGTGATATTCATGGACAGTTCCATGATCTTTTAGAGCTGTTTAGAACTGCCGGTGGGTTTCCTGATGAtgttaattatatatttctgGGTGATTATGTGGACAGAGgttattattcattagAAACTTTCACATTGTTAATGTGTTTGAAAGTGAAATATCCAAGTAAAATTACATTAATCCGTGGGAATCATGAGTCTAGGCAAATTACACAAGTGTATGGTTTTTATGAAGAatgtttaaataaatacgGTAGTACTACAGTATGGAAATATTGTTGTCAAGTGTTTGATTTCTTAACTTTGGCAGCAATCATTGATGGTAAGATATTATGTGTACATGGTGGGCTATCACCTGAAATTAGAATGTTAGATCAAATCCGTGTCTTGAGTAGAGCTCAAGAAGTTCCACATGAAGGTGGGTTCTCTGATCTATTATGGAGTGATCCTGATAATGTGGATGCATGGCAAGTATCACCAAGAGGTGCAGGTTGGTTGTTTGGTAGTAAAGTTGCACGTGAGTTCAATCATGTTAATGGATTGAACCTTGTTGCTAGAGCACATCAACTGGTCATGGAAGGCTTCAAATATCATTTCATCGAAAAAGATGTGGTCACTGTATGGTCTGCACcaaattattgttataGATGTGGTAATGTTGCAAGTGTAATGAAAATGGACGAAGATCTAGAGCCTGTCTTCAAGATATTTAGCGCTGTGCCGGATGATTATATACaggaaaataatttggCTGGAGGCAATAATCCTCGTGCTGGCTATTTCTTATga
- the MRP10 gene encoding mitochondrial 37S ribosomal protein mS37 (similar to Saccharomyces cerevisiae MRP10 (YDL045W-A); ancestral locus Anc_3.145): MPPPYKLPPLPRLKVKNPVHRVEPNTCIVIMSSLLQCWSSNGQDANQCAELVKQLKLCSATNKSVKPKRSNINYHTARLYPKVNGHPTE; encoded by the coding sequence atgcCTCCTCCTTATAAGTTACCACCTTTACCAAGACTTAAAGTGAAAAATCCAGTTCATAGAGTGGAGCCAAACACATGTATAGTTATAATGAGTTCTCTATTACAGTGTTGGTCTTCTAATGGTCAAGACGCAAATCAATGTGCAGAATTAGTCAAGCAATTGAAACTATGTTCAGCAACTAATAAATCAGTAAAGCCTAAAagatcaaatattaattaccACACTGCTAGATTATATCCAAAGGTTAATGGCCACCCAActgaataa
- the NPC2 gene encoding sterol transporter (similar to Saccharomyces cerevisiae NPC2 (YDL046W); ancestral locus Anc_3.143), giving the protein MLKCDKNDPQILSISSLIIAPNPPKRGSTMILEAEGDIISEISEGAYVDVEVRLGYIKLLTQRLDLCAILADHARDQPDMQCPVQPGHHTFAQKVDIPNEVPAGRYVVVARAFTKDDELITCLTGTIVFKPLF; this is encoded by the coding sequence ATGCTAAAATGTGATAAGAATGACCCCCAAATCTTATCCATCTCATCTCTAATTATAGCACCAAATCCTCCCAAACGTGGATCTACTATGATCCTAGAGGCCGAAGGTGATATCATTTCAGAAATTTCTGAAGGTGCTTATGTTGATGTAGAAGTACGTTTAGGttatatcaaattattgaCCCAACGCCTCGATTTATGTGCTATCTTGGCTGACCACGCTCGTGACCAGCCAGACATGCAATGTCCTGTGCAACCAGGCCACCATACGTTTGCTCAGAAGGTTGATATCCCCAATGAGGTTCCAGCAGGTCGTTATGTAGTTGTGGCAAGAGCATTTACAAAAGATGATGAACTCATCACGTGCCTCACCGGTACCATCGTTTTCAAACCCTTATTTTGA
- the NAT1 gene encoding peptide alpha-N-acetyltransferase complex A subunit NAT1 (similar to Saccharomyces cerevisiae NAT1 (YDL040C); ancestral locus Anc_3.153) — MSRRRGGPRPKTAPSIGKAKDTTVFLEALKLYESKNYKKSIKLLDGVLKKSHNHVDSLVLKGLDLFYLGEKDEAKVFVNNALSKINGTEASAICCHVIGIYMRSTKQYSESIKWFQASLDNGSKNYQIYRDLSTLQSQVGDFKAVLESRKRYWENYMGYRANWTSYAVAQDINGEYHQAVNTLSQFEKLAAGKLGQTEMYENNECIIYKNDIMYRSAGSDKSRLANVLKHLVENEKDIYDKFAVLERKASIYMKMGNFKEASIVYRTLIKRNPDNFKYYNLLEVALNIKNDNKLRKALYEKLETFYPRCEPPKFIPLTFITDEVELTKNLEKYVLPLLRRGVPATFSNVKPLYRSRSFIAKILEKIVIEYLETIDPKESPISYIWTCYYLTHHYLFLKDFNKAQEFIEKALSHSPTIVEFYILKGRILKHLGLLDDAAGVLEEGRQLDLQDRFINTKTVKYFLRANNIDKAVEIASLFTKNDDSPNGIKDLHLVEVSWFIVEQAEAYYRLFIEKREKLHIEKAKLVELLANETPNEEESENIAKLESELRELEWTVKKYQGLSLKRFAAISKIYDQFDDDQLDFHSYCMRKGTPRAYLEMIQWGNTIFTQPMYVRAMVGASKIQFGLHDKLIEDKQLVANEEENKNSTKMNKRVKKEIAALNKRKEDEKKFVAAYTSEQDQDVYGKKLIDSKEPLTEFANLFYTKYNKQVQDYAKNNILEFEYHYREGKLALCLGAISKYSKRFGKSIDVVGSLSIILGQAARENSSFDSLAKKVALKGLETEISEFPINEINNNEFDWMKYFQDNYKIHNLISLVLLKHYLRGNDSNISDLILNYSAKLEPQQQNMVLQYEL, encoded by the coding sequence ATGTCAAGACGTAGAGGTGGTCCTAGACCAAAAACTGCACCAAGTATCGGGAAAGCCAAAGATACAACAGTATTCTTAGAAGCGTTGAAACTTTATGAATCCAAAAATTATAAGAAGTCAATTAAACTTTTGGATGGagtattgaaaaaaagcCACAACCACGTTGATTCTTTGGTATTAAAAGGTCTAGATCTGTTTTACCTGGGTGAAAAAGACGAAGCCAAAGTATTTGTAAACAATGCTTTGAGTAAGATTAACGGTACCGAAGCATCTGCCATATGCTGCCATGTTATTGGTATTTACATGAGATCCACTAAGCAATATTCAGAATCTATCAAATGGTTTCAAGCAAGTTTAGACAATGGTTCGAAAAACTATCAAATTTATAGAGATCTATCCACTTTACAATCACAAGTTGGCGATTTCAAGGCTGTTTTAGAATCAAGAAAACGCTATTGGGAAAATTACATGGGTTACCGTGCTAATTGGACTTCCTATGCTGTAGCTCAAGATATTAATGGTGAATATCATCAAGCTGTCAATACTTTATctcaatttgaaaaattggcAGCTGGCAAATTAGGTCAAACTGAAATgtatgaaaataatgaatgtatcatttataaaaatgatattatgtACAGATCTGCAGGTAGTGATAAAAGTAGATTAGCCAATGTATTAAAACATCTggttgaaaatgaaaaggATATTTATGATAAATTTGCTGTATTAGAAAGAAAGGCATCTATTTATATGAAGATGggtaattttaaagaagcATCAATTGTTTACAGAACTTTAATTAAGAGAAATCCTgacaatttcaaatactaTAACTTATTAGAAGTtgcattaaatattaagaatGATAACAAATTAAGGAAGGCtttatatgaaaaattggaaaCATTTTATCCAAGATGCGAACCTCCAAAATTTATTCCTTTAACTTTTATTACAGATGAAGTTgaattaacaaaaaatcttgaaaaatatgTTTTACCATTATTGAGGCGCGGTGTTCCAGCTACTTTCTCTAATGTGAAACCTTTATATAGATCAAGATCATTTATTgctaaaatattagaaaaaattgttattgaatatttggaaACAATTGATCCAAAAGAATCTCCGATTTCATATATTTGGActtgttattatttgactcatcattatttattcttgAAAGACTTTAATAAAGCCCAAGAATTCATTGAAAAAGCTCTGTCTCATTCTCCTACTATTGTGGAATTTTACATCTTGAAAGGTCGTATCTTAAAGCATTTAGGCCTATTAGATGATGCTGCTGGAGTTTTAGAAGAAGGTAGGCAATTAGATTTACAAgatagatttattaataccAAGACTGTCAAGTATTTCTTAAGGGCCAATAACATCGATAAAGCTGTAGAAATCGCTTCATTATTCACTAAGAATGATGATTCACCAAATGGTATTAAAGATTTGCATCTGGTCGAAGTTTCTTGGTTTATTGTGGAACAAGCAGAAGCATATTatagattatttattgagAAGAGGGAAAAACTTCATATTGAAAAGGCTAAATTAGTAGAACTATTAGCTAATGAAACTccaaatgaagaagaaagtgAAAATATTGCCAAATTAGAAAGCGAATTGAGGGAATTAGAATGGACTGTTAAGAAATACCAAGGGTTGTCGTTGAAAAGATTTGCAGCTATCTCCAAGATCTATGACCAGTTTGATGATGACCAATTAGATTTCCATTCTTACTGTATGAGAAAGGGTACCCCAAGAGCTTATTTGGAGATGATTCAATGGGGCAATACCATTTTCACTCAGCCAATGTATGTTCGTGCAATGGTGGGTGCATCTAAGATTCAATTTGGCTTAcatgataaattaatcgAAGATAAACAGCTTGTTgcaaatgaagaagaaaataaaaattcaactaaaatgaataaaagaGTCAAAAAGGAAATAGCGGCTTTGAATAAGCGTAAAGAAGATgagaaaaaatttgttgCTGCATACACAAGTGAGCAAGATCAAGATGTTTAcggtaaaaaattaattgattccAAAGAACCTTTGACCGAATTTGCTAATCTTTTCTAtactaaatataataagCAAGTCCAGGATTATGCaaagaataatattcttgaatttgaatACCATTATAGAGAAGGAAAACTGGCTTTGTGTTTGGGAGCTATTAGTAAATATTCTAAACGTTTTGGCAAGTCAATCGATGTTGTGGGCTCATTGTCCATTATTCTTGGCCAAGCTGCCAGGGAAAACTCTTCCTTTGATTCCCTTGCCAAAAAAGTTGCCTTGAAGGGCCTTGAAACAGAAATTTCCGAGTTTCCTATCAATGAAATCaacaataatgaatttgattggatgaaatatttccaaGATAACTATAAAATCCATAACTTAATCTCATTGGTTTTATTAAAACACTATCTAAGGGGCAATGACTCAAATATATCTGACTTAATTCTGAACTATAGTGCCAAGTTAGAACCACAACAACAAAACATGGTCTTGCAATAcgaattataa